One Papaver somniferum cultivar HN1 chromosome 10, ASM357369v1, whole genome shotgun sequence genomic window carries:
- the LOC113317736 gene encoding putative GTP diphosphokinase RSH1, chloroplastic isoform X1 — MGSASLMSSFSVECVNVCKLLSRGDGNGGRYGECNVLSCAWKAPRVLTGFLASTPHPNSYPHSSSRGERRNHTKSRNKVPEAGVWYSAEAADSTLSSRFSNLSLHHFAGNRWQLQCSSSFSSESSDANAVSPETLWEDLRPTISYLPPTELQLVHNALKLAFEAHDGQKRRSGEPFIIHPVEVARILGELELDWESIAAGLLHDTVEDTDDVTFERIEKEFGATVRHIVEGETKVSKLGKLQCSNAKDAVQDVKADDLRQMFLAMTQEVRVIIVKLADRLHNMRTLSHMPPHKQASISCETLQVFAPLAKLLGMYQIKSELENLSFMYTNAHDYAKIKRRVAHLYREHERDLVEAKKTLIKRIEDDEFLDLVTVSTEVRSVCKEPYSVYKAMLKSKVPISEVNQIAQLRIIVKPKPCIGDGPLCNAQQISYHVLGLVHGIWTPIPRAMKDYIATPKPNGYQSLHTTVIPFLYESMFRLEVQIRTEEMDLIAERGIAAHYSGRVFVTDLVGHVMPKGRNSRGKPVCLNNANIALRIGWLNAIREWQEEFVGNMSSREFVDTITRDLLGSRVFVFTPKGEIKNLPKGATVIDYAYMIHTEIGNKMVAAKVNGNIVSPTHVLVNAEVVEIITYNALSSKSAFQRHQQWLQHAKTRSARHKIIKFLREQAALSATESTADAVKTFISDVEEESLPQKENSDVPREKKSMWKSILKNVADMSLFQINHQDTLPVQNGSVGLPKVNGKHNKHAKELSLKDKGETLSQGNGIAKLIHANIPMYKEIMPGLESWQASKIEAWHNHEGHSIQWFCVVCVDRRGMMAEVTSAMMVTGIAICSCVAEIDKRRGMGVMLFHIEGSLDSLVKCSMRVDLILGVLGWSAGCSWPCSSNDHFLHEC, encoded by the exons ATGGGTTCTGCTTCTTTAATGTCATCAT TTTCAGTAGAATGTGTGAACGTGTGTAAGTTGTTATCAAGGGGAGATGGAAATGGTGGAAGATATGGTGAATGTAATGTATTATCTTGTGCTTGGAAAGCTCCTAGGGTTTTGACTGGATTTCTTGCAAGTACTCCTCATCCCAACTCTTATCCGCATTCCTCTTCAAGGGGGGAAAGAAGAAACCACACAAAATCT agaaataAGGTCCCTGAGGCGGGTGTTTGGTATTCCGCAGAAGCAGCTGATTCTACACTTTCGTCAAGATTCTCTAACTTAAGTCTACATCATTTTGCTGGAAATAGATGGCAACTTCAATGTTCGTCCTCGTTTTCTTCAGAATCCTCTGATGCCAATGCAGTTTCTCCTGAAACATTGTGGGAG GATTTGAGACCGACTATTTCATATCTTCCACCAACCGAGTTGCAATTAGTCCACAATGCATTGAAG CTGGCTTTTGAAGCTCATGATGGCCAGAAAAGGCGAAGTGGGGAGCCATTTATCATACATCCAGTTGAAGTGGCACGTATTCTTGGAGAACTT GAATTGGACTGGGAGTCTATTGCTGCTGGATTGTTGCATGACACAGTTGAGGACACAGATGATGTGACATTTGAAAGAATTGAAAAGGAGTTTGGTGCTACTGTGCGCCACATTGTAGAAGGAGAGACCAAG GTATCCAAGTTGGGTAAACTGCAATGTAGCAATGCCAAAGACGCGGTGCAAGATGTAAAAGCTGATGACTTGCGGCAGATGTTTCTAGCTATGACACAAGAG GTTCGGGTTATTATTGTCAAATTGGCTGACAGATTACATAACATGCGCACTCTCTCACACATGCCTCCACATAAACAG GCCAGCATTTCCTGCGAGACACTGCAGGTATTTGCTCCTCTTGCAAAGCTTCTGGGGATGTACCAGATTAAG TCAGAATTGGAGAATCTTTCATTCATGTACACAAATGCCCACGATTACgctaaaatcaagagaagagTTGCGCACCTTTATAGAGAACATGAAAGGGACCTCGTGGAG GCAAAAAAAACTTTGATCAAGagaattgaagatgatgaattctTAGACCTTGTGACAGTTAGTACAGAAGTGCGCTCTGTGTGCAAGGAACCTTACAG TGTCTATAAAGCTATGCTGAAATCTAAAGTTCCAATTAGTGAGGTTAATCAAATAGCACAG CTCCGCATTATCGTAAAACCAAAGCCTTGTATTGGGGACGGACCTTTATGCAATGCTCAACAA ATATCTTACCATGTTCTTGGTCTTGTCCATGGCATCTGGACCCCTATTCCTCGAGCT ATGAAAGACTACATTGCGACGCCAAAACCAAATGGCTATCAAAGTCTACATACCACAGTGATACCATTTCTCTACGAGAGCATGTTCCGGTTGGAAGTTCAG ATAAGAACTGAAGAGATGGATTTGATTGCTGAGAGGGGCATTGCTGCCCATTATAGTGGGCGAGTATTTGTTACTGATCTAGTTGGACATGTAATGCCCAAGGGAAGGAATTCAAGAGGAAAGCCAGTCTGTCTGAACAATGCAAACATTGCTCTCAGG ATTGGTTGGCTAAACGCCATTAGAGAATGGCAAGAGGAATTTGTTGGAAATATGAGCTCTAGGGAGTTTGTCGACACTATCACAAGAGACCTGTTGGGAAGCCGGGTCTTTGTATTTACACCAAAAGGAGAG ATTAAGAACCTGCCGAAGGGGGCTACCGTGATTGACTATGCTTATATGATACATACTGAAATTGGCAACAAAATGGTTGCTGCAAAG GTCAATGGTAACATTGTTTCTCCCACACATGTGCTTGTCAATGCTGAGGTTGTGGAAATAATCACATACAAT GCACTCTCAAGTAAGTCTGCTTTTCAAAGGCATCAACAGTGGTTGCAACATGCAAAGACACGTAGTGCCCGCCATAAAATAATAAAA TTTTTGAGAGAGCAAGCCGCACTCTCTGCTACCGAAAGTACAGCCGATGCTGTGAAGACCTTTATTTCCGACGTTGAGGAAGAGAGTTTACCACAAAAAGAGAACTCTGATGTTCCTAGGGAGAAAAAATCCATGTGGAAGTCGATCCTTAAAAATGTTGCAGATATGTCTCTATTTCAGATAAATCATCAAGATACCCTCCCCGTTCAAAATGGTAGCGTTGGACTGCCGAAGGTCAACGGGAAACATAATAAGCATGCCAAAGAGCTGAGTCTGAAGGACAAGGGAGAGACTTTGTCACAGGGAAATGGTATTGCCAAGTTGATTCATGCCAACATTCCTATGTATAAAGAAATAATGCCTGGTCTGGAAAGCTGGCAAGCTAGCAAAATTGAAGCGTGGCACAACCATGAAGGTCATTCAATACAGTGGTTTTGTGTTGTATGTGTTGACCGAAGAG GCATGATGGCAGAAGTTACATCAGCAATGATGGTGACAGGGATTGCAATCTGTTCTTGTGTG GCAGAAATTGACAAGAGAAGGGGAATGGGTGTGATGTTATTTCATATTGAAGGGAGCCTTGACAGCCTG GTAAAATGCAGCATGCGTGTGGATCTGATCCTTGGCGTGCTTGGCTGGTCTGCAGGTTGTAGTTGGCCATGCTCCTCAAATGACCATTTTCTTCACGAATGTTAG
- the LOC113317738 gene encoding glutamic acid-rich protein-like — MKEAKNKNGNKQNRKKLQVIKGGGGGGIGVVLLWGGVFAVATFVVTLINKRNKKRLNSPTDDEKKKSNRTDCNVGEEEERGLRSLLQTQTPISDPHLCCTGISIGNNVIKMGSAQVQEDELRTVATCGDLKIVNNLNDLVKDRVVTVDIEGDSLSEMEMCKSGQDKSNKEDCFEDSISVEAVKEVGGAVELPVTARNVHCQDGNPKMLLEDSAEDEEEDDDTDEEDYEDEELEEEDEDDIYDDDDSIEGKGDEDSEGTGESSRESNAEAIWPAELIEEHQPLELKKGNDQTKEENIDEEGTKKLEVAWKGNADILQQDHAGEKETGCMMMGNCASLILISKSRLRMWSSLTVGLLILAIVHHLLVSSFLNLNISL, encoded by the exons atgaaagaagCGAAAAACAAGAATGGTAATAAGCAAAACAGAAAGAAACTCCAAGTTAttaaaggtggtggtggtggtgggattgGTGTAGTTCTATTGTGGGGTGGAGTTTTTGCTGTTGCTACTTTTGTTGTCACTTtgatcaacaaaagaaacaaaaaaagattGAATTCTCCAACtgatgatgagaagaagaaatcTAATCGCACGGATTGtaatgttggtgaagaagaagaaagaggccTTCGTTCTCTGCTTCAAACCCAGACACCAATTAGTGACCCTCATCTCTG CTGTACCGGCATTAGCATTGGGAACAATGTTATTAAGATGGGTTCAGCTCAG GTTCAGGAAGATGAGTTGAGGACTGTTGCCACCTGTGGAGATCTGAAGATTGTCAACAACCTTAATGATCTTGTCAAGGATAGAGTTGTAACTGTGGATATTGAAGGGGATTCATTGTCAGAGATGGAAATGTGCAAGAGTGGCCAGGATAAAAGTAACAAGGAAGATTGTTTTGAGGACTCGATATCGGTGGAAGCTGTTAAAGAGGTTGGAGGTGCAGTTGAGCTACCTGTGACAGCCCGCAATGTCCACTGCCAGGATGGGAATCCTAAGATGTTACTGGAAGACAGTGCTGAAGATGAGGAGGAGGACGACGACACTGACGAAGAAGATTACGAAGATGAGGAgctggaggaagaagatgaagatgacattTATGACGATGACGACTcaattgaagggaaaggagacgAGGATTCAGAAGGAACAGGGGAGTCTTCGAGGGAGTCAAATGCTGAGGCAATATGGCCAGCAGAATTGATCGAAGAACACCAACCCCTGGAACTGAAGAAAGGCAATGATCAAACCAAAGAAGAAAACATCGATGAAGAAGGTACAAAAAAATTGGAGGTAGCTTGGAAGGGAAATGCAGATATTCTTCAGCAAGATCACGCAGGCGAGAAAGAAACAGGCTGTATGATGATGGGTAACTGCGCATCATTGATTCTTATTTCAAAGTCGAGATTACGTATGTGGTCATCATTAACTGTGGGTCTACTGATTCTTGCAATCGTGCATCATCTCCTGGTGTCTTCATTTCTGAATCTTAATATTTCGTTGTAA
- the LOC113317080 gene encoding protein PELPK1-like, translating into MANITNFLCVFSLVFLALSTTSSAYYGNEEPTPTQEPSSLLKVNVGVAEQAYKTPHYLPKLPEVKPYVPAASKPAYPEAPYVPAAPKPAYPAAEKPYVPVAPKPAHPQVPYVPAAPKPYVPAAPKPAYSEVPYVPATPKPYVPAAPKPAYPYVPATPKPYVPAAPKPAYPQVPYVPAAPKPYVPAAPKPAYPEVPYVPATPKPYVPAAPKPAYPEVPYVPATPKPYVPAAPKPYVPAAPKPAYPEVPYVSATPKPYVPAAPKPANPEVSYVPATSKPYVPAAPKPAYPQVPYVPAAPKPYVPAAPKPAYPEVPYVPATPKPYVPAAPKPAYPQVPYVPATPKPYVPAAPKPAYPQVPYVPATPKPYVPAAPKPTYPEVPYVPATPKPYVPAAPKPAYPQVPYVPAAPKPYVPAAPKPAYPQDPYVSTVPKVKKPHVPSPPKNYAVQGLVYCQSGAERTPIKGVVTKVVCSAADLASPLLTIASTTDAHGYFYTPLDVSSIIYQVFQCKVYLDTCPMTTCSKPTNINNGVSGALLSINYHSLPNNKNLFSVGPFFYTRETKY; encoded by the exons aTGGCTAACATCACCAATTTCCTTTGCgtcttttctcttgtttttctcgCACTTTCAACTACTTCATCTGCTTATTATGGCAATGAAGAACCCACACCCACTCAAGAACCTAGTAGTCTTCTTAAAGTTAATGTAGGTGTTGCTGAACAGGCTTATAAGACTCCTCATTACCTTCCTAAACTACCTGAGGTGAAGCCATATGTTCCAGCTGCATCTAAGCCAGCATACCCAGAAGCACCATATGTTCCAGCTGCACCTAAGCCAGCATACCCAGCCGCCGAGAAGCCATACGTTCCAGTTGCACCTAAGCCAGCACACCCACAAGTCCCATATGTACCAGCCGCACCTAAGCCATATGTTCCAGCTGCACCTAAGCCAGCATACTCAGAAGTCCCATATGTCCCAGCCACACCTAAGCCATATGTTCCAGCTGCACCTAAGCCAGCGTACCCATATGTTCCAGCCACACCTAAGCCATACGTTCCAGCTGCACCTAAGCCAGCATACCCACAAGTCCCATATGTACCAGCCGCACCTAAGCCATATGTTCCAGCTGCACCTAAGCCAGCATACCCAGAAGTCCCATATGTCCCAGCCACACCTAAGCCATATGTTCCAGCTGCACCTAAGCCAGCGTACCCAGAAGTCCCATATGTTCCAGCCACACCTAAGCCATACGTTCCAGCTGCACCTAAGCCATACGTTCCAGCTGCACCTAAGCCAGCATACCCAGAAGTCCCATATGTCTCAGCCACACCTAAGCCATACGTTCCAGCTGCACCTAAGCCAGCGAACCCAGAAGTCTCATATGTTCCAGCCACATCTAAGCCATACGTTCCAGCTGCACCTAAGCCAGCATACCCACAAGTCCCATATGTACCAGCCGCACCTAAGCCATATGTTCCAGCTGCACCTAAGCCAGCATACCCAGAAGTCCCATATGTTCCAGCCACACCTAAGCCATATGTTCCAGCTGCACCTAAGCCAGCATACCCACAAGTCCCATATGTTCCAGCCACACCTAAGCCGTATGTTCCAGCTGCACCTAAGCCAGCATACCCACAAGTCCCATATGTTCCGGCCACACCTAAGCCATATGTTCCAGCTGCACCTAAGCCAACATACCCAGAAGTCCCATATGTTCCAGCCACACCTAAGCCATATGTTCCAGCTGCACCTAAGCCAGCATACCCACAAGTCCCATATGTTCCAGCTGCACCTAAGCCATATGTTCCAGCTGCACCTAAGCCAGCATACCCACAAGACCCATATGTGTCAACAGTACCTAAGGTCAAAAAGCCACATGTTCCCTCACCCCCCAAGAATTATGCAGTTCAAGGGCTTGTCTATTGTCAATCTGGTGCTGAACGCACTCCAATAAAAG GAGTTgtgacaaaagttgtatgctctGCTGCTGACTTAGCGTCTCCATTATTGACAATCGCCAGCACAACTGATGCCCATGGTTACTTTTACACTCCATTAGATGTATCATCAATCATCTACCAAGTTTTCCAGTGCAAGGTGTACCTTGATACTTGCCCAATGACAACTTGCAGCAAACCTACTAATATCAACAATGGTGTCTCTGGTGCCCTTCTCTCTATCAACTACCACAGTCTCCCCAACAACAAGAACTTGTTCTCTGTTGGTCCCTTCTTCTACACTCGTGAGACCAAGTACTAG
- the LOC113317736 gene encoding putative GTP diphosphokinase RSH1, chloroplastic isoform X2, whose product MGSASLMSSFSVECVNVCKLLSRGDGNGGRYGECNVLSCAWKAPRVLTGFLASTPHPNSYPHSSSRGERRNHTKSRNKVPEAGVWYSAEAADSTLSSRFSNLSLHHFAGNRWQLQCSSSFSSESSDANAVSPETLWEDLRPTISYLPPTELQLVHNALKLAFEAHDGQKRRSGEPFIIHPVEVARILGELELDWESIAAGLLHDTVEDTDDVTFERIEKEFGATVRHIVEGETKVSKLGKLQCSNAKDAVQDVKADDLRQMFLAMTQEVRVIIVKLADRLHNMRTLSHMPPHKQASISCETLQVFAPLAKLLGMYQIKSELENLSFMYTNAHDYAKIKRRVAHLYREHERDLVEAKKTLIKRIEDDEFLDLVTVSTEVRSVCKEPYSVYKAMLKSKVPISEVNQIAQLRIIVKPKPCIGDGPLCNAQQISYHVLGLVHGIWTPIPRAMKDYIATPKPNGYQSLHTTVIPFLYESMFRLEVQIRTEEMDLIAERGIAAHYSGRVFVTDLVGHVMPKGRNSRGKPVCLNNANIALRIGWLNAIREWQEEFVGNMSSREFVDTITRDLLGSRVFVFTPKGENLPKGATVIDYAYMIHTEIGNKMVAAKVNGNIVSPTHVLVNAEVVEIITYNALSSKSAFQRHQQWLQHAKTRSARHKIIKFLREQAALSATESTADAVKTFISDVEEESLPQKENSDVPREKKSMWKSILKNVADMSLFQINHQDTLPVQNGSVGLPKVNGKHNKHAKELSLKDKGETLSQGNGIAKLIHANIPMYKEIMPGLESWQASKIEAWHNHEGHSIQWFCVVCVDRRGMMAEVTSAMMVTGIAICSCVAEIDKRRGMGVMLFHIEGSLDSLVKCSMRVDLILGVLGWSAGCSWPCSSNDHFLHEC is encoded by the exons ATGGGTTCTGCTTCTTTAATGTCATCAT TTTCAGTAGAATGTGTGAACGTGTGTAAGTTGTTATCAAGGGGAGATGGAAATGGTGGAAGATATGGTGAATGTAATGTATTATCTTGTGCTTGGAAAGCTCCTAGGGTTTTGACTGGATTTCTTGCAAGTACTCCTCATCCCAACTCTTATCCGCATTCCTCTTCAAGGGGGGAAAGAAGAAACCACACAAAATCT agaaataAGGTCCCTGAGGCGGGTGTTTGGTATTCCGCAGAAGCAGCTGATTCTACACTTTCGTCAAGATTCTCTAACTTAAGTCTACATCATTTTGCTGGAAATAGATGGCAACTTCAATGTTCGTCCTCGTTTTCTTCAGAATCCTCTGATGCCAATGCAGTTTCTCCTGAAACATTGTGGGAG GATTTGAGACCGACTATTTCATATCTTCCACCAACCGAGTTGCAATTAGTCCACAATGCATTGAAG CTGGCTTTTGAAGCTCATGATGGCCAGAAAAGGCGAAGTGGGGAGCCATTTATCATACATCCAGTTGAAGTGGCACGTATTCTTGGAGAACTT GAATTGGACTGGGAGTCTATTGCTGCTGGATTGTTGCATGACACAGTTGAGGACACAGATGATGTGACATTTGAAAGAATTGAAAAGGAGTTTGGTGCTACTGTGCGCCACATTGTAGAAGGAGAGACCAAG GTATCCAAGTTGGGTAAACTGCAATGTAGCAATGCCAAAGACGCGGTGCAAGATGTAAAAGCTGATGACTTGCGGCAGATGTTTCTAGCTATGACACAAGAG GTTCGGGTTATTATTGTCAAATTGGCTGACAGATTACATAACATGCGCACTCTCTCACACATGCCTCCACATAAACAG GCCAGCATTTCCTGCGAGACACTGCAGGTATTTGCTCCTCTTGCAAAGCTTCTGGGGATGTACCAGATTAAG TCAGAATTGGAGAATCTTTCATTCATGTACACAAATGCCCACGATTACgctaaaatcaagagaagagTTGCGCACCTTTATAGAGAACATGAAAGGGACCTCGTGGAG GCAAAAAAAACTTTGATCAAGagaattgaagatgatgaattctTAGACCTTGTGACAGTTAGTACAGAAGTGCGCTCTGTGTGCAAGGAACCTTACAG TGTCTATAAAGCTATGCTGAAATCTAAAGTTCCAATTAGTGAGGTTAATCAAATAGCACAG CTCCGCATTATCGTAAAACCAAAGCCTTGTATTGGGGACGGACCTTTATGCAATGCTCAACAA ATATCTTACCATGTTCTTGGTCTTGTCCATGGCATCTGGACCCCTATTCCTCGAGCT ATGAAAGACTACATTGCGACGCCAAAACCAAATGGCTATCAAAGTCTACATACCACAGTGATACCATTTCTCTACGAGAGCATGTTCCGGTTGGAAGTTCAG ATAAGAACTGAAGAGATGGATTTGATTGCTGAGAGGGGCATTGCTGCCCATTATAGTGGGCGAGTATTTGTTACTGATCTAGTTGGACATGTAATGCCCAAGGGAAGGAATTCAAGAGGAAAGCCAGTCTGTCTGAACAATGCAAACATTGCTCTCAGG ATTGGTTGGCTAAACGCCATTAGAGAATGGCAAGAGGAATTTGTTGGAAATATGAGCTCTAGGGAGTTTGTCGACACTATCACAAGAGACCTGTTGGGAAGCCGGGTCTTTGTATTTACACCAAAAGGAGAG AACCTGCCGAAGGGGGCTACCGTGATTGACTATGCTTATATGATACATACTGAAATTGGCAACAAAATGGTTGCTGCAAAG GTCAATGGTAACATTGTTTCTCCCACACATGTGCTTGTCAATGCTGAGGTTGTGGAAATAATCACATACAAT GCACTCTCAAGTAAGTCTGCTTTTCAAAGGCATCAACAGTGGTTGCAACATGCAAAGACACGTAGTGCCCGCCATAAAATAATAAAA TTTTTGAGAGAGCAAGCCGCACTCTCTGCTACCGAAAGTACAGCCGATGCTGTGAAGACCTTTATTTCCGACGTTGAGGAAGAGAGTTTACCACAAAAAGAGAACTCTGATGTTCCTAGGGAGAAAAAATCCATGTGGAAGTCGATCCTTAAAAATGTTGCAGATATGTCTCTATTTCAGATAAATCATCAAGATACCCTCCCCGTTCAAAATGGTAGCGTTGGACTGCCGAAGGTCAACGGGAAACATAATAAGCATGCCAAAGAGCTGAGTCTGAAGGACAAGGGAGAGACTTTGTCACAGGGAAATGGTATTGCCAAGTTGATTCATGCCAACATTCCTATGTATAAAGAAATAATGCCTGGTCTGGAAAGCTGGCAAGCTAGCAAAATTGAAGCGTGGCACAACCATGAAGGTCATTCAATACAGTGGTTTTGTGTTGTATGTGTTGACCGAAGAG GCATGATGGCAGAAGTTACATCAGCAATGATGGTGACAGGGATTGCAATCTGTTCTTGTGTG GCAGAAATTGACAAGAGAAGGGGAATGGGTGTGATGTTATTTCATATTGAAGGGAGCCTTGACAGCCTG GTAAAATGCAGCATGCGTGTGGATCTGATCCTTGGCGTGCTTGGCTGGTCTGCAGGTTGTAGTTGGCCATGCTCCTCAAATGACCATTTTCTTCACGAATGTTAG